The following proteins come from a genomic window of Brevibacillus antibioticus:
- the nusB gene encoding transcription antitermination factor NusB encodes MKRRTAREKAVQCLFQIDMAEVPLTDAVALVMEESEENAQYLRYLLDGVMNNLTEIDSEIKKYLRGWQLERIANVDRAILRLAFYEIMFEQDTPDKVVMNEAIEIAKLFSDEQSHRYINGVLSSFLQSRETKQA; translated from the coding sequence ATGAAACGAAGAACAGCACGAGAAAAAGCAGTTCAATGTCTTTTCCAAATCGATATGGCAGAGGTTCCGCTAACGGATGCGGTTGCCCTCGTCATGGAAGAATCCGAGGAAAATGCGCAGTACTTGCGTTATCTCCTCGACGGTGTAATGAATAACTTGACTGAGATTGATTCAGAAATCAAGAAGTATCTGCGTGGATGGCAATTGGAACGCATCGCCAATGTAGATCGCGCTATTCTTCGTCTGGCTTTTTACGAGATCATGTTTGAGCAAGACACACCTGACAAAGTCGTGATGAACGAAGCGATCGAGATCGCGAAGCTCTTTAGCGACGAGCAGTCCCACCGATACATTAACGGTGTGTTGTCTAGCTTCTTGCAATCGCGTGAAACCAAGCAGGCGTAA
- a CDS encoding O-sialoglycoprotein endopeptidase, with amino-acid sequence MSKVMLGIDTSNYRTSLCLAEEDGRIVAEAKRLLKVKEGKRGLQQSEAVFQHVMNLPELSEEMKWQDYEIAAICVSEKPRPQDGSYMPVFKVGEGLAKSLATYLRVPLHLTTHQEGHIAAGEYTAEVRPAEDRFLAVHLSGGTSELLLCERHAAGYTIEKIGGTIDLHAGQLVDRIGVALGLSFPAGPALEQLAIGATGEFRTSSAVDGLSFSFSGPEASLLREVEKGSTSPAEIARATEQCIANTLEKSLRHAVEQGYPKDILIVGGVAANYYIRERLIKRLEHPAVKAKLYFCDPVYSGDNAYGVAMLGWKKQKTNIK; translated from the coding sequence ATGAGTAAGGTAATGTTGGGCATCGACACGAGCAATTACCGGACATCACTGTGCTTGGCTGAGGAAGACGGCCGAATTGTCGCAGAAGCAAAACGCCTTCTGAAAGTAAAGGAGGGCAAGCGCGGACTGCAACAATCTGAAGCCGTCTTTCAGCATGTGATGAACCTGCCGGAGTTAAGTGAAGAGATGAAGTGGCAGGACTACGAGATTGCAGCGATTTGCGTGAGCGAGAAGCCGCGTCCGCAAGACGGATCGTATATGCCTGTATTTAAGGTAGGAGAGGGCTTGGCGAAATCGTTGGCGACTTATTTGCGCGTTCCCCTGCACTTGACGACTCATCAAGAGGGACATATCGCGGCGGGGGAATACACCGCTGAGGTGCGTCCGGCAGAGGACCGCTTTTTGGCTGTGCATTTGTCTGGAGGTACCAGCGAGTTGCTATTGTGCGAGCGTCATGCAGCCGGTTATACCATTGAGAAAATCGGTGGGACGATTGATCTGCACGCAGGTCAACTGGTCGATCGGATTGGTGTGGCACTCGGTCTGTCCTTTCCTGCAGGTCCCGCGTTGGAGCAGTTAGCAATTGGAGCAACAGGTGAGTTTCGGACTTCTTCGGCGGTTGACGGACTTTCCTTTAGTTTTTCTGGTCCAGAAGCATCGCTTTTGCGGGAAGTGGAGAAGGGAAGTACGAGCCCTGCTGAGATTGCGCGGGCGACAGAGCAATGTATTGCCAATACACTAGAGAAGTCATTACGCCATGCAGTCGAGCAAGGCTACCCGAAGGACATCTTGATTGTTGGAGGAGTAGCTGCTAATTATTACATACGTGAACGGCTGATCAAACGTCTGGAACACCCTGCTGTGAAGGCGAAGCTGTACTTCTGTGACCCTGTTTACTCCGGTGATAATGCCTATGGAGTCGCTATGTTGGGGTGGAAGAAGCAAAAGACGAACATTAAATAA
- a CDS encoding polyprenyl synthetase family protein encodes MIGVHTFESYLVEKTAYIEQRLLPALEQQGVPENLYESMKYSLMAGGKRLRPMLVLAVLEALDKPIERGVAFAVALEMIHTYSLIHDDLPAMDDDDLRRGKPTNHKVFGEATAILAGDALLTRAFAYIAEAYMDRTDVSAATTVNLIAELGKRAGATGMVGGQMADIEGESKRLNLDQLEYIHRHKTGDLLISALRGGGYLAEASEGQMEALTRYGLCIGLAFQIQDDILNVEGDAQELGKAVGSDADREKATYPSLLGLAESKARLDELIAEAKAALADAGIENSALSPLADYVRDRNK; translated from the coding sequence ATGATCGGCGTGCATACATTCGAGAGTTATTTAGTAGAAAAGACCGCCTATATAGAACAAAGACTCCTGCCAGCTCTTGAGCAGCAAGGAGTTCCGGAAAACTTGTACGAATCCATGAAGTATTCGCTCATGGCAGGCGGAAAGAGGCTCCGTCCCATGCTGGTGTTGGCGGTCCTCGAAGCATTGGACAAGCCAATTGAACGGGGCGTGGCATTTGCGGTTGCCTTGGAAATGATACATACGTACTCCTTAATTCACGATGACCTCCCTGCGATGGACGACGATGATCTTCGTCGCGGAAAACCGACTAATCACAAAGTATTCGGTGAAGCAACAGCCATTCTCGCAGGAGATGCCTTGCTGACGCGTGCGTTTGCATACATTGCAGAAGCTTACATGGATCGCACCGATGTTTCAGCGGCTACTACCGTGAACCTGATTGCGGAGCTGGGAAAACGTGCAGGAGCAACTGGCATGGTCGGCGGACAGATGGCTGATATTGAAGGGGAGAGCAAGCGCCTTAATCTGGATCAGCTCGAATATATCCATCGTCACAAAACAGGTGATCTCTTGATCTCAGCCCTGCGCGGGGGAGGCTACCTCGCAGAAGCATCCGAAGGTCAAATGGAAGCATTGACACGCTATGGTCTTTGCATTGGTCTTGCTTTTCAAATTCAGGATGACATCTTGAATGTCGAAGGGGATGCCCAAGAGCTGGGGAAAGCAGTTGGCAGCGATGCGGATCGGGAAAAGGCGACGTATCCATCACTTCTTGGTCTAGCCGAATCGAAGGCGCGTCTTGACGAATTGATTGCTGAGGCAAAAGCAGCGCTTGCAGATGCGGGAATCGAGAACTCTGCACTCAGCCCGTTGGCGGACTATGTGCGTGATCGCAATAAATAA
- a CDS encoding Asp23/Gls24 family envelope stress response protein gives MEEFTPDLDRTELGKVQIAPEVLEVIAGMAASEVEGVAQMSGGFVGEIAERLGRKNIARGVRVEVGSREAAVDVSIIVKYGHRIPEVARNIQDSVRNGIESMTGLSVVEVNVHIVDVELKAEEKAPAPVPVEEHQRVR, from the coding sequence ATGGAAGAGTTTACTCCAGACTTAGATAGAACAGAACTTGGTAAGGTCCAGATCGCTCCCGAAGTGTTGGAAGTGATCGCCGGCATGGCTGCGTCCGAAGTAGAAGGTGTGGCGCAAATGAGCGGCGGTTTCGTAGGAGAAATAGCTGAACGTTTAGGCCGTAAAAATATAGCACGTGGTGTGCGTGTAGAGGTTGGCTCCCGCGAAGCAGCGGTGGATGTTTCGATCATTGTCAAATACGGACATCGCATCCCGGAAGTCGCTCGAAATATTCAAGATAGTGTACGCAATGGGATTGAGAGCATGACAGGTCTTTCCGTAGTGGAAGTAAACGTACATATCGTTGATGTTGAGTTGAAAGCTGAAGAAAAAGCACCGGCACCAGTACCGGTTGAAGAACACCAGCGCGTGCGCTAA
- the accB gene encoding acetyl-CoA carboxylase biotin carboxyl carrier protein, which produces MKMHEIREIIKLIDQSSIQEFNLETEGAKVSLKKSTGTETIFVTQPAVQAPVAAPVAHIPAEPVVAAAPVVTEAPKAAAVQASDDANLHKIVSPMVGTFYSAPEPGKPAYVQAGDKVNASKVVCIVEAMKLFNEIEAEVSGEIVKVLVEDGQLVEYGQALFLVKPE; this is translated from the coding sequence ATGAAAATGCATGAAATCCGCGAAATTATTAAGTTAATTGATCAATCATCCATTCAAGAATTTAACTTGGAAACAGAAGGTGCCAAGGTGTCTCTGAAAAAATCCACTGGCACGGAAACGATTTTCGTCACGCAACCAGCGGTTCAAGCTCCTGTTGCAGCACCAGTAGCACATATCCCGGCCGAGCCAGTTGTTGCGGCAGCGCCAGTCGTAACAGAAGCTCCGAAAGCAGCAGCTGTACAAGCATCGGATGACGCAAATCTCCATAAGATTGTATCTCCAATGGTAGGGACTTTCTATAGCGCACCAGAACCAGGCAAGCCGGCTTATGTACAAGCTGGTGACAAAGTAAATGCGAGCAAAGTTGTTTGCATCGTGGAAGCGATGAAACTCTTTAACGAAATCGAAGCAGAAGTAAGCGGCGAGATCGTGAAAGTGCTCGTAGAAGACGGTCAATTGGTTGAGTATGGCCAAGCATTGTTTTTGGTGAAGCCAGAATAA
- the accC gene encoding acetyl-CoA carboxylase biotin carboxylase subunit — protein sequence MFQKVLIANRGEIAVRIIRACRELGIRTVAVYSEADREALHVKLADEAYCIGPKASKESYLNIANIMSVATKVGADAIHPGYGFLAENADFAEICAACNITFIGPDPEAIVKMGDKSTAKDTMKTAGVPTVPGTEGLIEDVADAVVTANEIGYPVMVKATAGGGGRGMRVAVDDEDLEKAIRQAQNEAKTAFGNPGVYLEKFVEGPRHVEIQIMADKHGNAVYLGERDCSIQRRHQKLIEEAPSPALSEELRRQMGEAAVAAATAVSYHGAGTVEFLLDKHGQFYFMEMNTRIQVEHPVTELVTGFDLIKEQLTVAAGQPLSFTQEDIKMDGWAIECRINAENPAKNFMPSPGRITEYLAPGGFGVRVDSAAYAGYSIPPYYDSMIAKLIVWGKDRNEAIDRMKRALGEFVVEGITTTIPFHLKVLEHEVFVSGHFDTKFLETYDLNLDEE from the coding sequence ATGTTTCAAAAAGTATTGATTGCCAATCGCGGGGAGATTGCCGTGCGTATTATCCGGGCATGCCGCGAGCTGGGCATTCGTACGGTCGCCGTCTACTCCGAAGCGGATCGTGAAGCGCTTCATGTGAAGCTGGCCGACGAAGCCTACTGTATTGGTCCAAAGGCATCCAAGGAAAGCTATTTGAATATAGCAAACATCATGAGTGTAGCGACCAAGGTAGGGGCAGATGCCATCCATCCTGGCTATGGCTTCTTGGCAGAAAACGCTGATTTTGCCGAGATTTGTGCCGCATGTAACATTACCTTTATCGGTCCAGATCCAGAAGCAATTGTGAAGATGGGGGACAAGTCCACAGCGAAGGATACGATGAAAACAGCAGGTGTACCTACTGTACCAGGTACGGAAGGGCTGATCGAAGATGTGGCTGACGCTGTCGTCACCGCAAACGAGATTGGCTATCCTGTCATGGTCAAAGCGACGGCAGGCGGCGGCGGACGCGGAATGCGAGTAGCCGTTGACGACGAGGATCTGGAAAAAGCGATCCGTCAGGCGCAAAACGAGGCGAAAACGGCTTTTGGCAATCCAGGGGTTTATTTGGAGAAGTTCGTGGAAGGCCCACGCCATGTGGAAATTCAAATCATGGCAGACAAGCATGGCAATGCCGTATACCTGGGTGAGCGCGACTGCTCCATCCAACGTCGTCACCAAAAGCTGATCGAGGAAGCGCCATCTCCGGCATTGAGTGAAGAGCTGCGCCGACAAATGGGTGAAGCTGCTGTTGCGGCGGCAACAGCCGTTTCCTATCATGGTGCGGGCACTGTTGAGTTTTTGCTGGACAAACACGGACAGTTCTACTTCATGGAAATGAATACGCGTATTCAGGTAGAGCATCCTGTAACCGAGCTGGTGACTGGCTTTGACCTGATCAAGGAGCAGCTGACCGTAGCGGCGGGCCAACCATTGTCCTTTACGCAAGAGGATATCAAAATGGATGGCTGGGCTATTGAATGCCGCATTAATGCTGAGAATCCTGCGAAAAACTTCATGCCTTCGCCAGGTCGTATCACGGAATATTTGGCGCCAGGCGGCTTTGGTGTGCGCGTGGACAGTGCAGCGTATGCGGGATATTCCATTCCACCATACTATGACTCTATGATCGCCAAGCTGATTGTATGGGGCAAGGATCGTAATGAAGCGATTGACCGTATGAAGCGTGCCTTGGGCGAATTCGTCGTCGAGGGTATTACGACAACAATTCCATTCCATTTGAAAGTATTGGAGCACGAAGTATTTGTCAGCGGGCATTTCGATACGAAATTCTTGGAAACCTACGACTTGAACCTGGACGAAGAATAA
- the xseA gene encoding exodeoxyribonuclease VII large subunit, with protein sequence MALQDILSVSDLNRYIKLVLEKEPYLQDIWVRGEISNFTHHSSGHMYFTLKDKQSRIKVVMFASHNRFLRFLPKDGAKAIVRGSISAYERDGAYQLYAKEMQPDGLGSLYLAFEQLKEKLALEGLFAAERKRMLPRFPKRVGVVTSPTGAAIRDICTTIRRRYPQAEIVLSPAVVQGADAPASIVSAIRIMNAQPDVDVLIVGRGGGSIEELWAFNDENVARAIAASLIPVISAVGHETDVTIADFVADVRAATPTAAAELAVPHYLEWVERVRQLEIRMHRAVRGTMTEQRNRLTRLSNSYAMRQPERRLEEASERLDRAHLRMRQSMKHLLDRRRERYTRLDEQIKRYRLADQIGDKRKNLSTLRATLDERMLGRLNQKRMAFAARIATLEALSPLKVMQRGFSLVYTNDRLVKSVEQFAPGDAIMVRLSDGSATARVEKVNREEEKQSGSQENRTRD encoded by the coding sequence ATGGCATTACAAGATATCTTATCCGTCAGTGATCTCAATCGTTATATTAAGCTGGTTCTGGAAAAGGAACCCTACCTGCAAGATATATGGGTGAGAGGAGAAATCTCCAATTTTACCCACCACTCCAGCGGTCATATGTATTTCACGCTAAAGGACAAGCAGTCACGCATCAAAGTCGTCATGTTTGCGAGTCATAACCGCTTCCTGCGATTCTTGCCCAAAGATGGAGCAAAAGCGATTGTACGCGGTTCTATTTCTGCATACGAACGGGACGGGGCGTATCAGCTGTACGCCAAAGAGATGCAACCAGATGGTCTCGGCTCGCTCTATTTAGCATTTGAACAGCTGAAAGAAAAATTGGCGCTAGAAGGGTTGTTTGCAGCGGAGAGGAAGCGGATGCTCCCGCGTTTTCCAAAACGTGTCGGTGTCGTCACTTCTCCGACAGGTGCTGCCATCCGGGATATTTGCACAACGATTCGTAGACGGTATCCGCAGGCAGAGATCGTACTTTCACCAGCCGTTGTCCAAGGTGCGGATGCACCCGCATCGATTGTCTCCGCTATTCGGATCATGAACGCTCAGCCTGACGTTGATGTTCTCATCGTAGGGCGCGGTGGCGGTTCCATCGAGGAGCTGTGGGCGTTTAATGATGAAAACGTAGCGAGGGCAATTGCTGCATCACTCATCCCCGTCATCTCCGCTGTAGGACATGAGACGGATGTGACGATCGCCGATTTCGTAGCAGATGTCCGGGCAGCTACGCCGACAGCAGCGGCTGAGTTGGCTGTACCGCATTATTTGGAATGGGTCGAGAGAGTGCGGCAGCTCGAAATACGGATGCATCGAGCAGTGCGTGGTACCATGACAGAGCAGAGAAACCGTTTGACACGCTTGAGTAATTCGTATGCGATGCGCCAACCGGAGCGGAGACTTGAGGAAGCCTCTGAACGATTGGATCGGGCACATTTGCGGATGCGTCAATCGATGAAGCATTTGCTGGACAGAAGACGCGAACGCTATACGCGATTGGACGAACAGATCAAGCGCTATCGCCTCGCTGATCAAATTGGGGATAAAAGAAAAAATCTGTCTACACTCCGCGCGACTCTGGACGAGCGGATGCTGGGGCGTCTCAATCAAAAAAGAATGGCATTCGCAGCTCGCATAGCTACATTGGAAGCGCTGAGTCCACTGAAGGTCATGCAGCGTGGATTCTCACTCGTATACACCAATGACAGACTCGTGAAATCGGTGGAACAGTTTGCCCCTGGTGACGCGATCATGGTACGATTAAGTGATGGCAGTGCGACTGCGCGTGTGGAAAAAGTGAACCGGGAGGAGGAGAAGCAGAGTGGCTCGCAAGAAAACAGAACAAGAGACTGA
- the xseB gene encoding exodeoxyribonuclease VII small subunit has protein sequence MARKKTEQETDMQFEDAMKRLEEVVNRLEEGDIPLEEAITLYQEGVTLSRICGQKLDAIEAKITQLVEEDGQVKQKAFRVEGES, from the coding sequence GTGGCTCGCAAGAAAACAGAACAAGAGACTGATATGCAGTTCGAGGACGCGATGAAGCGCCTGGAAGAAGTCGTCAATCGACTCGAGGAAGGAGATATTCCTCTCGAAGAAGCGATTACTTTATATCAGGAAGGAGTAACCCTTTCCAGAATTTGTGGTCAAAAGCTGGACGCGATCGAAGCGAAGATTACCCAGTTGGTGGAAGAAGACGGACAGGTAAAGCAGAAGGCTTTTCGCGTGGAAGGAGAATCATGA
- the amaP gene encoding alkaline shock response membrane anchor protein AmaP, which produces MNLFDRFILTIYSFALIVLSCIAIAATSGLIHPDFFRPYVDQMLAGTNITYLVVAIIFLVVSLRFFFSSFRSNKPKVERGIRQRSDLGEVNITIQTIQTIAERAARRVKGVRDMKTTVKALESGNIITLRVSVDGETPLPELTQKLQADVKEQVEGIAGVDISEVAIVVTEVAQQENYAARKRVE; this is translated from the coding sequence GTGAACTTGTTTGACCGCTTTATCTTGACGATTTATAGCTTTGCGCTCATTGTTTTGTCCTGCATCGCGATAGCAGCGACCAGCGGATTGATCCATCCAGATTTTTTCCGTCCGTACGTGGATCAGATGCTGGCGGGTACGAACATCACCTATCTCGTTGTCGCGATTATTTTCCTCGTAGTCAGCCTTCGCTTCTTTTTCAGTTCTTTCCGCTCTAACAAGCCTAAAGTAGAACGGGGAATCCGTCAGCGCAGTGATTTGGGCGAGGTCAACATTACGATTCAGACCATCCAGACCATTGCAGAGCGTGCAGCCCGCCGAGTGAAAGGAGTGCGCGATATGAAGACGACAGTCAAAGCACTCGAGAGCGGCAATATTATCACCCTGCGTGTTTCGGTAGATGGAGAAACGCCATTACCTGAACTGACACAGAAGCTACAGGCTGATGTGAAGGAGCAAGTCGAGGGGATTGCTGGTGTTGACATTTCTGAGGTGGCCATTGTCGTGACGGAAGTAGCTCAGCAGGAAAACTACGCGGCTCGTAAACGGGTGGAATAG
- a CDS encoding M3 family oligoendopeptidase, with amino-acid sequence MKFSQIQYERMDMDKVEGQFTQLLEAFHHAASFTEQDTLMAQLNKLRQEVESARNIAQIRHTINTEDPFYKAEQDYWDEATPLYTGIVSRYYQAIVDSPFRADLEEKWGAQLFRIAESTLRTFSPEVISDLQEENRLASQYVALKASAKIMFEGEERNLSEIVPFTIAKDRDLRKRANEAKYDFMRQHTDEFDRIYDTLVKVRTRIAKKLGFNSFVELGYARMNRSDYNAEMVASFRQQVLEHIVPVASKLVERQRQRIGVDTLEYYDLSFDFATGNPSPKGPPEWIVENGKKMYAELSPETDEFYNFMLDNECLDLLSKKGKATGGYCEYISQYRLPFIFANFNGTSGDIDVLTHEAGHAFQVYVSRDFEVPEYHFPTYEACEIHSMSMEFLTWPWMDHFFKEDTDKYKFSHLSSGLQFIPYGVSVDEFQHVVYENPDMTPAERKRAWREIERKYLPHRNYAQNEYLEEGGFWQQQTHIFQSPFYYIDYTLAQICAFQFWKRSQSEPKQAWEDYLTLCREGGSKSFLELVQVAKLYSPFEEDCIPSVIGEIEQFLNSIDDKSL; translated from the coding sequence GTGAAGTTCTCACAAATTCAATATGAGCGCATGGATATGGACAAAGTTGAAGGACAATTCACGCAATTATTGGAAGCGTTTCATCATGCAGCAAGCTTCACTGAGCAAGATACGCTCATGGCTCAATTGAACAAACTGCGACAAGAAGTGGAATCAGCGCGGAATATCGCACAAATTCGCCACACGATCAATACAGAAGATCCTTTCTACAAAGCGGAGCAGGACTATTGGGATGAAGCAACTCCTTTGTATACCGGAATCGTTTCCCGCTACTATCAGGCGATCGTCGATTCTCCCTTCCGTGCCGACTTGGAAGAAAAATGGGGTGCACAGCTGTTTCGCATCGCGGAGAGCACACTCCGTACATTTTCGCCAGAAGTCATTTCAGATTTGCAGGAAGAAAACCGTTTGGCTAGTCAATATGTCGCCCTGAAAGCTTCTGCCAAAATCATGTTTGAAGGAGAAGAGCGAAACCTTTCAGAGATCGTTCCTTTTACAATCGCGAAGGATAGAGACCTGCGCAAACGTGCTAATGAAGCGAAGTATGATTTTATGCGGCAACATACGGACGAATTTGATCGCATTTACGATACTCTCGTCAAGGTACGCACACGCATCGCCAAAAAACTCGGCTTCAATAGCTTTGTGGAGCTAGGCTATGCACGTATGAACCGTTCCGATTACAACGCAGAAATGGTAGCTAGTTTCCGCCAGCAAGTGCTTGAGCACATCGTTCCAGTAGCATCAAAGCTCGTTGAACGTCAGCGCCAGCGCATTGGTGTCGATACACTTGAGTATTACGATCTTTCCTTTGATTTTGCTACAGGGAATCCAAGCCCGAAAGGCCCGCCGGAATGGATTGTGGAAAACGGGAAAAAGATGTATGCCGAGTTGTCACCTGAAACCGACGAATTTTACAACTTCATGCTGGACAATGAATGTTTAGATCTATTGAGCAAAAAAGGAAAGGCTACAGGCGGCTACTGTGAATACATTAGCCAATACAGGCTCCCCTTTATTTTCGCCAATTTTAATGGTACATCCGGTGATATTGACGTACTTACCCACGAGGCAGGACATGCGTTTCAGGTATATGTAAGCCGAGATTTTGAAGTGCCTGAATATCATTTCCCAACCTATGAGGCATGTGAAATTCATTCGATGAGCATGGAATTTTTGACGTGGCCATGGATGGATCATTTTTTCAAAGAGGATACCGACAAATACAAATTCTCTCATCTGAGTAGTGGACTCCAGTTCATTCCGTACGGCGTGTCTGTCGATGAATTCCAGCATGTTGTCTACGAGAACCCAGATATGACCCCGGCAGAGCGCAAACGGGCTTGGCGTGAAATTGAGCGCAAGTACCTCCCACATCGCAATTATGCACAGAACGAGTATCTTGAGGAGGGCGGGTTCTGGCAGCAGCAAACGCATATTTTTCAAAGCCCCTTCTATTACATCGACTACACACTGGCCCAGATTTGTGCGTTCCAATTTTGGAAAAGGTCACAATCTGAGCCAAAACAAGCTTGGGAGGATTATTTGACGCTTTGCCGCGAGGGCGGAAGCAAATCGTTCCTCGAGCTGGTGCAAGTGGCAAAGCTTTATTCTCCATTTGAGGAAGACTGCATACCATCGGTGATTGGCGAGATTGAACAGTTTTTAAACAGCATTGACGATAAAAGTTTGTGA
- a CDS encoding SpoIIIAH-like family protein, with translation MILRKQTVWLLTMLAVMVVLSGYYLVKGPQEQVPTSGQEQAVQKQEQISGVVVESKQVDHAPQATPVDQAPKANPVDGKSGTKEAKTPAAPEAKPAATHTVVPVAETASEIFQGYKMKREAMLAQQKDEQLAIVNSTDSSPQAVAEAMAKFEELSNMESATMTAEEMLKASGYQDAVVTVQNDKATVLVQKDKLNANEVVEIIANVKQHLNIPATNINVQYKSS, from the coding sequence ATGATTCTGCGAAAGCAAACGGTATGGTTGTTGACAATGCTTGCTGTCATGGTTGTGCTCTCCGGATACTACTTGGTGAAGGGGCCGCAAGAACAGGTCCCAACATCAGGACAAGAGCAAGCCGTCCAGAAGCAAGAGCAAATTTCCGGTGTGGTTGTTGAATCCAAGCAAGTAGATCACGCCCCACAAGCAACGCCTGTCGATCAAGCTCCAAAGGCAAATCCGGTAGACGGAAAAAGTGGCACGAAGGAAGCCAAAACTCCCGCTGCCCCAGAAGCGAAACCAGCCGCAACACACACGGTCGTCCCAGTAGCAGAAACAGCGAGTGAAATCTTCCAAGGCTACAAAATGAAACGCGAAGCCATGCTGGCGCAACAAAAAGACGAACAGCTTGCAATCGTAAACAGCACGGATTCTTCTCCGCAGGCAGTAGCAGAAGCGATGGCTAAGTTTGAAGAACTATCCAATATGGAAAGTGCTACGATGACTGCAGAAGAAATGCTCAAGGCGAGTGGCTATCAGGATGCGGTCGTTACTGTCCAAAATGACAAGGCGACAGTCCTCGTACAAAAAGATAAATTGAACGCAAACGAGGTCGTGGAAATCATTGCAAACGTGAAGCAACACTTGAATATTCCGGCGACAAACATAAACGTACAATACAAGTCATCCTAA
- a CDS encoding DUF2273 domain-containing protein: MMRELMWEHKGKLMGILAGLFFGIIYLLVGFWDTLVFVVFVGTGYYIGRKLDHKEDLREILDRILPGKFR, from the coding sequence ATGATGCGGGAGTTAATGTGGGAACACAAGGGGAAGCTAATGGGGATTTTGGCCGGACTTTTTTTCGGCATCATCTACCTTCTCGTGGGATTTTGGGATACACTGGTTTTTGTTGTGTTTGTCGGGACCGGTTATTATATTGGTCGCAAGCTCGATCATAAAGAAGACTTGCGTGAGATACTTGACAGGATTTTGCCAGGCAAGTTTCGGTGA
- the folD gene encoding bifunctional methylenetetrahydrofolate dehydrogenase/methenyltetrahydrofolate cyclohydrolase FolD, whose product MAATILQGKEVAQSIRAELANEVAELKKQGIVPGLTVVIVGDDPASHSYVRGKAKGCEEVGITSEIMMKDADITEEELLVIIQQLNENPNVNGILVQLPLPAHISEHAVIEAIAPEKDVDGFHPISIGNMVLGNDTMLPCTPHGIIELIKRTGTQMAGKHAVVIGRSNIVGKPVSLLLQQENATVTMCHSRTQHLEEYTQKADILVVATGRAHMIGKEHVKPGAVVIDVGVNRIETGKLVGDVKFDEVKEVASFITPVPGGVGPMTITMLLKNTVTAAKKQAKQ is encoded by the coding sequence ATGGCTGCAACCATTCTCCAGGGAAAAGAAGTAGCACAGAGTATTCGGGCCGAATTGGCGAACGAAGTAGCTGAATTGAAAAAACAAGGGATCGTACCGGGTTTGACCGTTGTCATTGTAGGAGACGACCCAGCTTCTCACTCCTATGTGCGTGGTAAAGCAAAAGGCTGCGAGGAAGTCGGTATTACATCCGAGATCATGATGAAGGACGCTGACATCACTGAGGAAGAGTTGTTGGTTATCATTCAACAGTTGAACGAAAATCCGAACGTTAATGGGATTTTGGTTCAGCTTCCTCTTCCTGCTCATATTTCAGAGCATGCGGTAATTGAAGCCATTGCTCCTGAAAAAGATGTGGACGGTTTCCACCCGATTAGCATAGGAAACATGGTATTGGGAAATGATACGATGCTTCCTTGCACACCGCACGGAATTATTGAATTGATCAAGCGCACAGGCACCCAGATGGCAGGCAAACATGCAGTGGTGATCGGACGCAGCAACATCGTTGGTAAGCCGGTCTCATTGCTGTTGCAACAGGAAAATGCTACGGTAACCATGTGTCATTCTCGTACGCAACATCTCGAGGAATACACCCAAAAGGCAGATATCCTCGTCGTTGCAACTGGTAGGGCTCATATGATCGGCAAGGAGCATGTTAAACCGGGTGCTGTCGTCATTGATGTTGGTGTGAATCGCATCGAAACGGGTAAGCTCGTTGGAGATGTCAAGTTCGACGAAGTCAAAGAAGTGGCTAGCTTTATCACCCCAGTCCCGGGCGGTGTTGGCCCGATGACGATTACGATGCTGCTGAAAAATACCGTTACAGCGGCGAAAAAGCAAGCAAAACAATAG